The Leptospira noumeaensis genome segment GTGATGAGTAAAATGTCCAAGTCCGGCATATCTTCTGGTAAATAAACATCCGTTCCTTCAAAGGATTGAACCGCAAAAGGAACCGGCGATGCATAACCAGAAAACACAGGATCTACCAGAATCTTTTTACCACTCGCAAGTAATAGATAGGAAGAGTGTCCAAACCAAATGTACTGAGGAATATTTGCGTCTAACAATTTTAAGTCGATTTTTGCAGAAGGAATCGGTGAAGAAGGTCGAATCGAATTTGGTTTTTGCCAATATTTGATGGCCATTTTAAAATAAGAGCTATCCGGTGCTAACATCTCGGTAGGTTCTAAATTTTTAAAACTACCTGATTGGAAATGTTCTGACCTGGAAATACGTTGGAGGATTTCGCCGTGAGGAAGTTTGCCGAAAGTTGAAGCCAAAATGAATGTCCTTATTTATTTGACGGTAATAAATCCTTTTTCGCCCATTTTCGGATCATGAAATCCAAATCTCGTAGCAGAAGTGGTTTTGTCATAAAATCATCCATACCGGCAGATAAACATCTTTGTTTTTCTTCTTCCAGGACATTGGCGGTAAGAGCGATGATGACTGGTTGTTTGGTGATGGTTTTGGATTGGCGGATACATTTTGTAACCGTAATCCCGTCCATATCAGGCATTTGGACATCCACAAACAATAAATCTGGACTTTCGGAACGTACCATGTCCAAAGTTTTTTCCCCGTTGTCTGTTTGTAAGTTGGAGTATCCCAGTTTTTTTAAGAACAAACTAGAAACTTTTTGACTGATGGGGTCATCATCGGCGACTAAAATCTTCAATGGATATTTTTCTGCTAGGAAAGAACCCTTTGTGATTTTTTGAATCGGCTCTGGTTTCTCGAATTCCTCGTTAGTGGGAATTGTTTCGGATTGGAATTGAGAGGCAAATTGAAAAACAAAATTGGATCCCCTTCCATAAACACTTTGAACGGTAATGGAACCTCCCATCTCTTCGATTAACTTTTTTGTAATTGTGAGACCAAGGCCAGTCCCTCTGGTTTTTTCAGTAAGGTGAGAATGCACTTGTGAAAATGGTTGAAAGAGGTTTACGATTCGGTCTTCCGGAATTCCTATCCCCGTATCTTTTACTGAAACTTTTAATCGAACCGAATTTTCATTTAATGGGATGGTTTCGACAAGAACTGTGACAGCCCCTTTCTCGGTAAACTTAACAGCATTACTCAGTAGATTCGTCAATATTTGTGCCAACCTTCTTTGGTCTGTTTTTAAATAAGCTGGTGGGGGATTTAGAAATTCTAATTCGATTTTAAGTTTGTTTGGATCTGCTTGTGATTTAAAAAGATTGATACAATCGTTCATAAATTTTTGGAGTGGGACTGGTTCCAAATGTAACTCAAACTGTCCTGATTCCAATTTGGATAAATCCAAAATATCATTTACGAGTAATAGAAGGTTATCTCCACTAAATTGAATTAGGTTTAAATATTCTTTTTGTTCTTCTGTTAAATTGGTTTGTTGTAGTAACTGAGCCATTCCCAAAACTCCATTCATTGGAGTCCTGATTTCATGACTCATTGTAGAAAGAAAGGTAGTTTTGAAATTTACTTTTGCCTCTGCACTTTCTTTTTCTTGTTTGAGTCTTTCCTTGTTTTTGAAATTTTCTATCATCCTATCCGCAATGAATAGAGCTTGCGAGAGGCCAAAAACTAAAAATCCATATTGTGCAAGATAGGCGGTTCCTTTTTTTGCAAATTCAGTGAGTATATCTAAAGAAAATAAAGACATCGTTGCAATCACAGAAAACAAAAACAAACGAGCACCTGGTTTTTTTAAAATTACACCATGAATGATCGGGTATAGTAATCCCAAAATGGAAATTAATGAAAAAACTAAATGGAATGCCAAAAATTTAGAAAAGGTGAGTAGATCTAATGGCAGAGCTAAAAAAAGTAAGGAAGCCACAAAGAAGTTTACACGATAAATGAGTTTATATTTTTCTTCGTTATAAATTTCTTTCACATACAATACAAAAGAAAGATACAAAAGAACAAAACTAATCCCATTGACTCGCACCATGATTTCATAAACACCCAACGGAAGGTAATTGTATATAAACCTAGTTTCGCCAATGCTTAATAAACGAAAGGCTGCTAAAAAACAAACAGAGGCGAATAGGATATGTGTTTTTTCATCTCTCCAAAAAATATATAAAACAAAATGAAAAAACGCAAGTGTGAGTAGAGATGTTAAAACAAAAATATCTCTACTAGTTGCTTCTAAAAAAGATTTATTGATTCCGGCATGGTTCCCCAGTGAATAAGGAGTTGCCACGCCGCAGATATGGTAATGAAAACAAGATATCTTTAATGAGAGTTTGATTTCTCTGTTTTTTACCTCAGGGATTGCGACCGTTTGTACATTGAGATGTGGAGTTTCTGTGGAATAACTCTCTCCAATGATTCCTGATTTGTAAATACTTTCATCTCCAACAAGGATTTCGAAAGCATTCCGAGTGACTCCATTTTGGAGGTATAGGGTTTTTGTGTTTTCTGGTATTAATATGGTGAGCGAGAATTTTGCAAACCCAGTCGGATATTTTTCAAACGAAGAGTTTGTCCAATGTCCAGGCACTACCGTAAATTCTGAGTTGTTGGAATCTTCTGCCAAATTCCAATTTTTCCAATCGATTTTCCATTCGCCATTCAGTGCCACATTCCCCATGGTTTCAAAGTCCCATCCACGGAGGTCGAGGACTCCCTTTTTGGCTAGAGGTAAGTTCTCTACTTTGTTGGATTCACAGCCAGAAAAGCTAAAAACCAATAAAACAAAAAGGAAGATGGGTTTCAATATCTTCATCGTCTATGCATATAAGACGAAATAAACGGAAGAATTCTCTACTTTATAAAATCAGGAAATCCACCGCCTTACAGAGAGAAGGGCCCATTCCCATAATTTAGGTTTCCGTAGATATCCTAATTTCAAAAGGGTTTCCTTGTTCCGAAAGGCTTTTAGTTTATCAGGATTTACTAAATTAAATATGGCATCGATTTGATTTTCTCTGGTAGTAAAAATTTGGACAACACTTGGTTCCTCTTCAGAATAACCGATGAGTGCAGGGGAACCATTGGCATAACCAAAATAGATTTCTGTGGATTTTGTTGCTTTTTGTGTTGTTCTGATGAGTAAAGATAAAACACGTCGGATTCCAGGGACAGGAATTCTCGCAGCATGAACCTTTCCCCCTCCATCAGAATAAGCAATCACGTCTTCTTTTAGTAATTTTGTCAGAGCTTTTGTGTCTTGGTTGTAACATGCAAAACTGAACTCGAGTAATAACTGAGAATGGAGTTTGGGATCTGGTTCGAATTTTTTTTTCCGAGACTGGATTGCATTGCGAGCACGATTTAAAATTTGCCTACAATTTTCAGAATTTTTCCCAACTATATTGGAAATGAATTCGTAATCAAAATCGAATAACTCTCGTAATATGAAAACTGCCCTTTCGGTTGGATTTAAAGTTTCTAAAATGACAAGGAAAGCAAAATTGATTTTTTCATCATCAAAGTCTTCTGCTGTTTCTGGAATTGGTTCTGGTAGGTAAGGCCCAATATATGTTTCTTTTTTCCTTGACGCTTTTTTTAGAAGATCAAAAGCAAGTCTCGCGGTAATACTTCCTAAATATGATTTATGGTTTTGAATATTTGTCTTTTCTATGGAGAGCCACCTAAGATAACTCTCCTGAACTATATCTTCCGCATCGACATAACTTCCTGTAATGCGGTATGCTATGGAGAAAAGATAATGTTTCCATTTTAGAAAAAATTCTAGATCATTCATTTGACCAAATCCCCAACAGGAATTGTTTCCTGAAGTAATTTGTTTTTCCCATGGATTGGATTTCCTTTAGGCCAAAAATAAAATCTAAATGGAAGTTTTTTCTCTAAAATCAGCGAAACAATCGTGAATTTACAAACCATTTCCTTTACTAGGGCTCCCCATTTTCCTTTGATGATTTGTTCTTTTGGTTTATCATTTCCTTCTGTTAATTGGATCATCCCGACTTCTCGACCAAGAGAGACACATCTTCCAAAAAACTGAAACGAAAAAGGGGATAAGTTTTTTCCTCCAATTAAATTGGCTAAGTGATCGGCAACATAGGCCCCCATTGGCAATGCGGTCACACAACCCATACGTAAAATAGAGTTTTCTAAATAAGCAGAATCGCCGGCAACAAAAACTTCCGGGAATTCAAGGGAACGTAAAAAAGCATCTACATAGATTTGATTTTGTGAATTGGTTTTGAATCCAGATTCTTTGAGTAAATTTGGACTTTGAAATCCGGTACAATTTACAATACAATCAAAGGATAATTTAGTTTTGTTTTCAAAATGAATTTCATTTTCCTCGATTCCTGCTATATTCATTTGGTCCAAAATTTGGATTTTATTTTCTACAAAAAAGTTTCTCATATAGTCTCTTCCTTGTTTAGAAAAGGAAGAAGCAAATGGATTTCTATCTACAATTGTCACTTTCGATTTCGGATAAAAGTATTTCCATTCGGTAGCCATTTCTATGCCCGTGAGTCCACTACCAACAATACAAAGGTTTTGAATTTTTGAAAGATCTCTCTTTTTTAGAAATTCAGAGACAGCTCCCTTTGATTGAATTGAATTTTCATTTGGATTCATCTGACGAATCCCTGAACTTCCTAAGGTGATGACCAAGTAGTCGTAATCAATATTTTGATTGTTTCCTTCTAGTTGTATTCGTTTTTCCTTTGGAAATATTCCTGTAACCTTTGTTTGTACGAAACTAATGTTTGTTCGTAAGAGATCACGTATGTTTCGTTCTTTCCTTTTCCCAGCAGAAGCAATTTCATGGAAACGAATTCTTTCTTGGAATCCAGAAGATTCGGAAACTAAGATGATTTCGGCATCTTTCACTTGTTTGTCTAAACGATTTGCAGCGATAATTCCTGCATACCCTGCACCGAGAATGAGTATTTTTGGTTTCATTTTCTACCTCATGATAAGGACGAGATTGGCCTTATGGTTTGTGACATGATTTGAAAAAAAAATTTAGGCTTGATTTAACACCTGATACTTTTCAAAATCACTCATGCAGAAAATGAATTGGAAAAATTTTCTTATTTTGTACGGATTTTTACTTCATATCCCTTTTTCCTTCCTTTATAGCCAAGGTTTCGATCGCGGAAAATTAATTCTATATGGGAACGGTGGTGGAGGGATTGGTTCCAATTCTGGCACCATGGAGAAAAAAGTAGAAGAAAATAATTTCCCTACTAATTTGGTCGTCAATTCCCCCTACACAACTCTGACATCTAATTTCGCAAATTATTATATATTGCAAACTCTTGTCAAAAACCAAACTCAACTTTCTAGTAATGTCGGTGAGTTGGGATTTGAATATGGTCTCTTTCGATATATTGGGATCGGACTTTCTGCATCCTACCAGTCAATTACTGCATCAAAATTTAGAAGCGTAGACCAAAGGGACATTGCGCTTTTTGCTTTAGGATCACCTGAATATGGAACTTTGCTTAGGCGATTGAATGATGGTGAAATTTACGGTTTGGCACTTCAAAGGAAAAGAGAAATTTTCTCTGCACCTTCGGCAGATTTAAGTTTGTTTTTTCACCTCCAACCCAATAATCCAACGGATCCTTATTTTCGGGTTGGTGGTGGATCGGGATACGAATACAAACATGGGGGAGCCACCAATCGTGTGTTTGGTGCTTTCGGTGTAAGATACCATGTGAACCATAGATTTTTCTTAAATGCTGAAGTAGAACATTCAAATGTATATATGGTTAAATATGAAGCACCTAATTCTGGTTTTAGAAACAAAGGAAATTTCGAAGAAACTTTTGTAAAATTTGGTATGGGAGTTTCCTTCTCAGTTTTGGGTTCAAATACTCCGGAACCTGAAATCAAAACAACTAAGGTTGTAGATTCTGTTAGTCCAGAAATTCCAATCCAAACAAAAGAACCAGTAGTGGAGAACAAACTAGATCGTTTTGTATTCCTCGCTAGTGAGATCTTTGATTTGCCAACAAGTCGGATCCATTTAGAAGGACGAGCAAGATTAGATGCAATTGCTCGCAGTTTAGAAAATGAATACAAAGATTTTGATGTGCAAGTGATTACTTATACAACTCCCTTTAGGGAAGATGTTCCGGGAAATTATGAAAATTATGATTTGGGGTTTGAACGTTCCCAAGCCATCTCCAGAGTGCTTCGCGAAAAGGGTGTGAATTCCAAAAGGATTATCGATTCCACACAAGGTTCTGCCATGTACAATGTGGACTCCAAAGAAAAAGTAGTGATTGAGCTTAGAAAAAAGAATTAGTTTTTTAAAAGCTCAAAAGACATGATCTTCGATTTTAGGCCTTAGGCCCGGGAGCTAACACCTGCTCCTCGGTTTAATTCTAAAAGTTCTTCCGTCTTTTTTCTGCTGGAAATACAAACTTCAGGATCTTCTTTCATTGATTCCCCGAAACTGGGGATCATTGTTTTTAATTTAGATTTCCATTCATCAGATTGCATTTCTTTAGGAAAACAATCGGCCAACACTTCTAACATAATTGAAACCGAGGTGGAGGCACCTGGACTTGCTCCCAGAAGGGCTGCGAGAGATCCGTCTTTGGCAGAAACAACTTCTGTTCCGAATTCCAAAACCCCGCCTTCTTCTTCATCTTTTTTGATGACTTGAACTCTTTGTCCCGCCACCACCAATTCCCAATCTTCCGATTTTACCTCAGGAAAATATTCTCTGAGAGCATCGATACGGTCTTCATGGGACTGCATGGCTTGGCTGATTAAATATTTTGTTAAAGGTAGGTTGTGCATTCCGGCAGATAACATTGGGAAAATATTATCAAATTCCAAAGACTTTACTAAATCTAAGTAAGATCCTTTTTTTAAGAATTTAGTCGTAAAACCAGCGTAAGGCCCAAAAAGTAATTCTTTTTTCCCTTCAATGATTCTTGTATCCAAATGCGGTACAGACATAGGCGGAGAACCTACATTGGCTTTGCCGTAAACTTTTGCAAAATGTTGTTTGATCACATCGCGATTGCGACAACGTAACCATTGGCCACTCACAGGAAATCCTCCGAACCCAGCAGCCTCTGGGATATCCGATTTTTCTAAGAGGGGAAGACTTCCCCCTCCCGCACCAATAAATACAAATTTTGCTTCATGATGTTCTTTTTCATGTGTTTGAATGTTATTCGAAGTTAGGTGCCAAAATCCATTTTCCCCACGTTCCAAATCTTTTACATCTTCAAAGTAATGTACATGGACATCGGGAAAACTTTCTAAATACCGAAACATGGCCCTTGTCAATGTTCCAAAGTTCACATCGGTTCCCAGTTCCATCTTGGTTGCCGCTAGTGGTTCTGAACTTTCTCTACCTTTCATTACAAGAGGAAGCCATTCGGTCAATGTATCCTTATCTTCTGTATAAACTAGGTCTTTAAAAAGCTCATATTTGGTTAGGGCTTCGAAACGTTTTTTAAGGAAAGACACATTTTCTTCCCCCCAAACAAAACTATAATGAGGAACGGAATGGATGAATTCATCGGCATCTAAAATTCGTTTGGTGCCAGAAAGGTAAGCCCAGAATTCTTTGGAAATTTCAAACCATTCTGCTATTTGCAGGGCTTTTTTGGTTTGGATGGATCCATCTTCGTTTTCGATTGTGTAGTTCAATTCACAAAATGCAGAATGTCCGGTACCCGCATTGTTCCAAGCGTTGGAACTTTCTCTTGCTGCTGCATCCAATCTTTCTAATACGGTAATTGTTAGGTGGGGAGCAAGTTCTTTCAAAAGAACTCCTAGTGTGGCACTCATAATTCCTGCACCGATGAGTATCACATCGGACTTCGTTCGAACTGTATCTTTTTCTTTCATCCTAAACCTTCTATAAAAATAACTGCAACTTTCCTGAATTCCACCCTGTCCAAAGATTAGGGTAATTTGATTGAAAGCATTCTTCCTATTTTTGTCCGTTCTGACATCCTTACTCGGATTTATCTATTATTATTCTACCTTTCGTTTAATCTCAGGACTTTCACTGAATGGACCCTTAGTTACGTTGATTTTATTTGGAATTGGGGCACTGGTTCTCCTCGTTCCCCTGACTTATGTAATGAGCAGGATCTCCAAAAGAGAAAAAACCCAAACTTTTTTTGCCTATGTCACCTTCACCAACTTTGGATTTTTTTCCATTCTATTCACATTGGTACTTCTCATGGATTTACTCCGTCTGGCGGACTTAGGGATCATCACCCAGTATTCTCAAATTTTGTTTTCCAGTTTGCTTCGATTTGGATTTCCCATTGATGGAGTGACTGAAGTAAAAAACTTTAGTTTGGCTTTCTCTACCATTGCCTTGGCAACGGCTCTTAGTTCTCTTGGTTTTTATAATGCCCATGTTCGTTTGCGATACAAACGAGTTAAAATTCCTGTAAAGGACTTACATCCTGATTTGCATGAATTTAAAATTGTGCAGATCTCGGATGTTCATATTGGTTCGACCATTAAGGAAAAGTTTTTACGCCGTGTTGTCAGTAAAATCAATTTACAAACTCCAGATGTGGTTGTGATTACCGGAGATTTGGTAGATGGGCCCGCATCCACTCTCAAACACCATCTAAAGCCGCTTGCTGATATCAAATCCAAATATGGAACATTTTATGTGACTGGGAATCATGAATACTATTCGGGGGTACTTTCTTGGTTACCGGAAATTGAAAAATTAGGAATCCATATTTTACTGAATCAGAACCAAACTCTGAATGTGGGCAATGCTAAGTTGCTTATGGCTGGAGTGACCGATCTAACTGCTGGATCTATGATCAAATCCCACCAAACAGACCCAAAACGAGCCATGGAAGGTGGTGAATCTTGTGATTATAAGGTTTTATTGGCCCACCAACCCAATAGCATCTATGAAGCTAACAAAGTTGGATTCGATTTACAAATTTCTGGACATACGCATGGCGGACAATTTTTTCCAGGTAACATTTTGATTTATTTAGCTCAAAAATTTGTCTCTGGATTACACCGGTACCAGAACACACAAATTTATGTGAGTCGAGGTACTGGGTATTGGGGACCTCCATTCCGATTGGGTGCACCATCGGAAATTTCTATTTTAGAACTTCAACCTATTGAATGAAATACACTTTCGGTTGAGATAAAAACGAATCCTGAACGATCCCTTAGTTTTGTTTTCATAAGAAAAAATTATGAAAATAGGTGAAGTCTCT includes the following:
- a CDS encoding ATP-binding protein, coding for MKILKPIFLFVLLVFSFSGCESNKVENLPLAKKGVLDLRGWDFETMGNVALNGEWKIDWKNWNLAEDSNNSEFTVVPGHWTNSSFEKYPTGFAKFSLTILIPENTKTLYLQNGVTRNAFEILVGDESIYKSGIIGESYSTETPHLNVQTVAIPEVKNREIKLSLKISCFHYHICGVATPYSLGNHAGINKSFLEATSRDIFVLTSLLTLAFFHFVLYIFWRDEKTHILFASVCFLAAFRLLSIGETRFIYNYLPLGVYEIMVRVNGISFVLLYLSFVLYVKEIYNEEKYKLIYRVNFFVASLLFLALPLDLLTFSKFLAFHLVFSLISILGLLYPIIHGVILKKPGARLFLFSVIATMSLFSLDILTEFAKKGTAYLAQYGFLVFGLSQALFIADRMIENFKNKERLKQEKESAEAKVNFKTTFLSTMSHEIRTPMNGVLGMAQLLQQTNLTEEQKEYLNLIQFSGDNLLLLVNDILDLSKLESGQFELHLEPVPLQKFMNDCINLFKSQADPNKLKIELEFLNPPPAYLKTDQRRLAQILTNLLSNAVKFTEKGAVTVLVETIPLNENSVRLKVSVKDTGIGIPEDRIVNLFQPFSQVHSHLTEKTRGTGLGLTITKKLIEEMGGSITVQSVYGRGSNFVFQFASQFQSETIPTNEEFEKPEPIQKITKGSFLAEKYPLKILVADDDPISQKVSSLFLKKLGYSNLQTDNGEKTLDMVRSESPDLLFVDVQMPDMDGITVTKCIRQSKTITKQPVIIALTANVLEEEKQRCLSAGMDDFMTKPLLLRDLDFMIRKWAKKDLLPSNK
- a CDS encoding sigma-70 family RNA polymerase sigma factor, with the protein product MNDLEFFLKWKHYLFSIAYRITGSYVDAEDIVQESYLRWLSIEKTNIQNHKSYLGSITARLAFDLLKKASRKKETYIGPYLPEPIPETAEDFDDEKINFAFLVILETLNPTERAVFILRELFDFDYEFISNIVGKNSENCRQILNRARNAIQSRKKKFEPDPKLHSQLLLEFSFACYNQDTKALTKLLKEDVIAYSDGGGKVHAARIPVPGIRRVLSLLIRTTQKATKSTEIYFGYANGSPALIGYSEEEPSVVQIFTTRENQIDAIFNLVNPDKLKAFRNKETLLKLGYLRKPKLWEWALLSVRRWIS
- a CDS encoding NAD(P)/FAD-dependent oxidoreductase, which encodes MKPKILILGAGYAGIIAANRLDKQVKDAEIILVSESSGFQERIRFHEIASAGKRKERNIRDLLRTNISFVQTKVTGIFPKEKRIQLEGNNQNIDYDYLVITLGSSGIRQMNPNENSIQSKGAVSEFLKKRDLSKIQNLCIVGSGLTGIEMATEWKYFYPKSKVTIVDRNPFASSFSKQGRDYMRNFFVENKIQILDQMNIAGIEENEIHFENKTKLSFDCIVNCTGFQSPNLLKESGFKTNSQNQIYVDAFLRSLEFPEVFVAGDSAYLENSILRMGCVTALPMGAYVADHLANLIGGKNLSPFSFQFFGRCVSLGREVGMIQLTEGNDKPKEQIIKGKWGALVKEMVCKFTIVSLILEKKLPFRFYFWPKGNPIHGKNKLLQETIPVGDLVK
- a CDS encoding OmpA family protein; the encoded protein is MNWKNFLILYGFLLHIPFSFLYSQGFDRGKLILYGNGGGGIGSNSGTMEKKVEENNFPTNLVVNSPYTTLTSNFANYYILQTLVKNQTQLSSNVGELGFEYGLFRYIGIGLSASYQSITASKFRSVDQRDIALFALGSPEYGTLLRRLNDGEIYGLALQRKREIFSAPSADLSLFFHLQPNNPTDPYFRVGGGSGYEYKHGGATNRVFGAFGVRYHVNHRFFLNAEVEHSNVYMVKYEAPNSGFRNKGNFEETFVKFGMGVSFSVLGSNTPEPEIKTTKVVDSVSPEIPIQTKEPVVENKLDRFVFLASEIFDLPTSRIHLEGRARLDAIARSLENEYKDFDVQVITYTTPFREDVPGNYENYDLGFERSQAISRVLREKGVNSKRIIDSTQGSAMYNVDSKEKVVIELRKKN
- a CDS encoding malate:quinone oxidoreductase translates to MKEKDTVRTKSDVILIGAGIMSATLGVLLKELAPHLTITVLERLDAAARESSNAWNNAGTGHSAFCELNYTIENEDGSIQTKKALQIAEWFEISKEFWAYLSGTKRILDADEFIHSVPHYSFVWGEENVSFLKKRFEALTKYELFKDLVYTEDKDTLTEWLPLVMKGRESSEPLAATKMELGTDVNFGTLTRAMFRYLESFPDVHVHYFEDVKDLERGENGFWHLTSNNIQTHEKEHHEAKFVFIGAGGGSLPLLEKSDIPEAAGFGGFPVSGQWLRCRNRDVIKQHFAKVYGKANVGSPPMSVPHLDTRIIEGKKELLFGPYAGFTTKFLKKGSYLDLVKSLEFDNIFPMLSAGMHNLPLTKYLISQAMQSHEDRIDALREYFPEVKSEDWELVVAGQRVQVIKKDEEEGGVLEFGTEVVSAKDGSLAALLGASPGASTSVSIMLEVLADCFPKEMQSDEWKSKLKTMIPSFGESMKEDPEVCISSRKKTEELLELNRGAGVSSRA
- a CDS encoding metallophosphoesterase — its product is MKAFFLFLSVLTSLLGFIYYYSTFRLISGLSLNGPLVTLILFGIGALVLLVPLTYVMSRISKREKTQTFFAYVTFTNFGFFSILFTLVLLMDLLRLADLGIITQYSQILFSSLLRFGFPIDGVTEVKNFSLAFSTIALATALSSLGFYNAHVRLRYKRVKIPVKDLHPDLHEFKIVQISDVHIGSTIKEKFLRRVVSKINLQTPDVVVITGDLVDGPASTLKHHLKPLADIKSKYGTFYVTGNHEYYSGVLSWLPEIEKLGIHILLNQNQTLNVGNAKLLMAGVTDLTAGSMIKSHQTDPKRAMEGGESCDYKVLLAHQPNSIYEANKVGFDLQISGHTHGGQFFPGNILIYLAQKFVSGLHRYQNTQIYVSRGTGYWGPPFRLGAPSEISILELQPIE